The following are encoded in a window of Ignavibacteriales bacterium genomic DNA:
- a CDS encoding TonB-dependent receptor: protein MKRCVIIFFLSFLGSTVLYGQYGKIAGKITDEETKEPLVGANISLEGTAIGASTDLDGSFTILNVPAGTYDIRASYIGYQTKTLTGVKVVGGITRSVEFALSNTSVQVQSITIVAERPLIEKSAANAVRTQVSEELEKLPLRGVQGYFSIQPGVVVQNGTVYMRGSRNEETGYQIEGADTRDVVGTTVRANISGNLITTIPEALEEVSVQSGGFGAEFGGASAGIVAQTFKTAGSDLKIVLQAETDNFGNYPGKKFLGTYSYGYSDYVLTVGTPLFGEKIKVFGAFENQFARDQNNIWFYEGANFGYLYDNGTSGGQAGDSALMNWENGNVRGRINNRYSVNGTVLLDFKPLQVRLASAFTWSKNSNNNQQRYMFCLDRYPVADNTNFLFNGKVNYALSKNSIAEASINYVDQRQKGYDPTFKDNLIQYQDSIAAAAYGWQYATLTSPPQNYNFNGFVFYRPGYPVVTNFAQSYNKDQNQKLEGSVALTSIMGKHEFKMGSSYQYWTISHFDLDPTTIYTNVLTNPDLARDPVLFARMLRANSQVNNYGFDEFGNPMSSGLDGPKHPTFLSAYIQDRLELSDLIITAGLRADVMDIKGWSASNIADFGYDAQNYTFDNPTTGKAFSYLEPRLGFSFPASDRTVFHLQYGKYVEAPPLYNMYRGRAATVYIFQNTRYFTNVVGYNIEPSRTTQYEVGFSQQFSDVSAFDITGFYKDITGQLQMVWNAQPTNSTTPSHYAYANGDFQSVMGMELSLRIRRIHRIQAQLNYTLQDSRGTNSFANSAAGLLNVTGGEVMPSQVVPLDFSQTHRGSISLDYRWGKGEGGAVLSDLGFNLLFTFNSGHPYTHSTGTGGQQGTDLGAILNDADSRSRFPLEPINNSVTPWVYQLDLRVDKSFSVGSVNFNVYVYVQNLLNTKNVTNVYYRTGNAYDDGWLSDPVASANTVSTYGATYQQLYEVMNLANNQNQFRQNGYVNFGIPRILRVGAKIEL, encoded by the coding sequence ATGAAACGATGTGTAATAATATTTTTCCTATCCTTTCTAGGCTCAACAGTTCTTTATGGCCAGTATGGAAAAATTGCCGGTAAAATAACTGATGAAGAGACAAAAGAACCGTTGGTTGGTGCAAACATCTCTTTGGAAGGAACCGCCATTGGCGCCTCGACGGATTTAGATGGCAGTTTTACCATCCTCAATGTACCGGCGGGCACGTATGATATCAGAGCATCATACATCGGTTATCAAACCAAAACGTTAACGGGGGTAAAGGTTGTCGGGGGTATTACTCGAAGTGTCGAGTTCGCCTTGTCGAATACTTCAGTGCAGGTTCAATCGATAACAATCGTTGCTGAAAGGCCGCTGATTGAAAAGAGCGCTGCGAATGCTGTGCGAACACAGGTCTCCGAAGAATTAGAAAAACTTCCTTTGAGGGGTGTGCAAGGGTACTTCTCAATACAGCCCGGTGTTGTTGTTCAAAACGGCACTGTGTATATGAGGGGCAGTCGTAACGAGGAAACCGGTTATCAAATCGAAGGTGCCGATACAAGAGATGTTGTTGGAACGACCGTCCGCGCGAATATCAGCGGCAATCTCATTACGACGATTCCAGAAGCATTGGAAGAAGTATCCGTTCAATCCGGCGGCTTCGGAGCTGAATTTGGCGGCGCGAGTGCCGGTATTGTGGCACAGACATTTAAAACTGCCGGTTCCGATCTCAAAATCGTCTTGCAGGCAGAAACTGATAATTTCGGAAATTATCCCGGCAAAAAGTTTTTAGGAACATACTCCTATGGATATTCCGATTATGTGCTAACAGTAGGTACCCCACTCTTTGGAGAAAAAATAAAAGTATTCGGTGCATTTGAAAATCAGTTTGCGCGCGACCAAAACAATATTTGGTTCTACGAGGGTGCTAATTTTGGATACCTGTATGATAATGGCACAAGCGGCGGACAAGCCGGCGATTCGGCGCTCATGAACTGGGAAAATGGAAATGTCCGGGGGCGGATCAACAATCGATATTCGGTCAATGGAACAGTCCTGCTGGATTTTAAACCTCTCCAGGTCAGACTGGCAAGTGCTTTTACATGGTCGAAGAATTCAAATAATAACCAGCAACGATACATGTTTTGCTTAGATCGATATCCGGTTGCAGACAACACCAATTTTCTTTTCAATGGGAAAGTGAATTATGCACTCTCAAAAAATTCTATTGCAGAAGCAAGTATCAATTATGTAGATCAAAGACAAAAAGGGTATGATCCAACGTTTAAGGACAACCTGATCCAATATCAGGATAGTATTGCTGCGGCCGCATATGGCTGGCAATATGCAACGCTTACGTCACCCCCGCAGAATTATAATTTTAATGGTTTCGTTTTCTACCGCCCGGGATATCCCGTCGTTACCAACTTTGCTCAGTCCTATAATAAAGACCAAAACCAAAAGTTGGAGGGATCTGTTGCGCTGACCTCGATTATGGGCAAACATGAATTCAAAATGGGCAGTTCGTATCAATACTGGACGATCTCTCATTTTGATCTTGATCCGACAACGATCTACACGAATGTCCTTACGAATCCCGACTTAGCACGAGATCCCGTATTGTTCGCCCGTATGCTGCGTGCAAACAGTCAAGTCAATAATTATGGTTTTGATGAATTTGGTAATCCAATGAGCAGCGGTCTGGATGGACCGAAGCATCCGACATTTTTAAGCGCGTATATACAAGATCGGCTTGAATTATCCGACCTGATCATCACTGCCGGATTGCGCGCGGATGTTATGGATATCAAGGGTTGGTCAGCTTCGAATATTGCTGATTTTGGATACGATGCTCAAAATTACACATTCGATAATCCAACAACCGGAAAAGCATTTTCATACCTCGAACCGCGTTTAGGATTCTCGTTTCCTGCGTCAGACAGAACAGTCTTTCATCTGCAATACGGAAAATATGTAGAAGCACCACCGCTCTATAATATGTATAGAGGACGAGCAGCGACTGTGTATATTTTCCAAAATACAAGGTACTTCACAAATGTTGTCGGATACAATATCGAACCTTCCAGGACAACCCAATATGAAGTTGGTTTTTCGCAACAATTTAGTGATGTCTCTGCTTTCGACATAACGGGATTCTATAAGGACATCACCGGACAATTACAGATGGTATGGAATGCTCAACCGACAAATTCAACAACGCCATCTCACTATGCGTATGCAAACGGTGATTTTCAAAGTGTCATGGGAATGGAATTGAGTCTACGGATCAGGAGAATCCATCGGATACAGGCGCAGTTGAATTATACGCTGCAAGATTCTCGAGGAACGAATTCATTTGCAAACAGTGCTGCCGGTCTGCTGAATGTGACAGGCGGCGAAGTCATGCCAAGTCAAGTCGTGCCTCTGGATTTTAGTCAGACCCATCGCGGATCGATTTCATTGGATTATCGCTGGGGTAAGGGTGAGGGAGGTGCTGTTCTTTCAGATTTGGGATTCAACCTCCTGTTCACCTTCAATTCGGGACATCCTTATACTCATAGTACAGGGACAGGGGGGCAACAAGGCACAGACCTTGGTGCCATCCTGAACGATGCCGATTCCCGTTCAAGGTTCCCTTTGGAACCGATTAATAATTCTGTCACACCATGGGTGTATCAGCTTGATCTGCGCGTAGACAAATCATTCTCCGTTGGCTCTGTCAATTTCAACGTGTATGTCTATGTCCAGAATTTGCTGAATACCAAGAACGTCACCAATGTCTATTACCGGACGGGAAATGCATATGATGATGGATGGTTGAGTGATCCTGTTGCAAGCGCAAATACCGTGAGCACGTATGGTGCAACGTATCAGCAGCTATACGAAGTGATGAACCTGGCGAATAATCAAAACCAATTCCGTCAGAATGGGTATGTGAATTTTGGAATCCCGCGCATATTGCGCGTCGGTGCAAAAATTGAATTATAA
- a CDS encoding PorV/PorQ family protein yields the protein MKIRLIIAVLMVTALFAVPSAVKAQDRAGTSAAPELLIPLGAKEVAVSGASISTVTGVNAIYWNPAGLDFGSGTSALFAYRSYIGEIGVNYLALGTKFSGLGSLGLTLRTFSFGDIDVTTEDQTEGTGEVFSPTFFTLGLTYSKLLTENVGIGVTMNIVNESFARVSSSGIAMDVGVQYQNLAGLQGLSIGVCVKNIGTAMQYGGSGLWVAADDPTSHRGLTQYKVEAASYQMPTIIQIGLGYTMMLTDKNGVLLSAAFENDNYGIDKYRVGAEISFLKSLFLRGGYLYSTNMFGTKSIFQNATLGIGIDLQEYAGIPIGIDYAYVPVQYFDANHLIDVHIEF from the coding sequence ATGAAAATAAGATTAATCATTGCTGTGCTCATGGTAACCGCATTGTTTGCAGTTCCTTCGGCAGTCAAAGCACAAGATAGAGCGGGAACGTCAGCGGCACCTGAACTCCTCATTCCGCTTGGTGCAAAAGAGGTGGCTGTGTCTGGAGCTTCTATTTCAACGGTGACTGGAGTAAACGCGATATATTGGAATCCGGCCGGCTTGGATTTTGGATCAGGCACAAGCGCATTATTTGCTTATAGATCGTACATAGGTGAAATCGGTGTTAATTATCTCGCGCTTGGTACAAAATTTTCCGGTCTGGGATCGCTTGGATTGACGTTAAGAACATTTAGTTTTGGTGATATTGATGTCACGACAGAAGATCAAACGGAAGGTACCGGGGAAGTATTTTCACCAACCTTTTTTACTTTAGGATTGACATATTCAAAACTGCTTACTGAAAATGTCGGTATTGGTGTTACGATGAATATTGTCAATGAAAGCTTTGCGAGGGTCAGCTCCTCGGGTATTGCAATGGATGTAGGCGTGCAATATCAAAATCTTGCCGGGCTGCAGGGACTGAGTATAGGTGTCTGTGTCAAGAATATCGGAACTGCAATGCAATATGGCGGTTCTGGATTATGGGTTGCTGCGGATGATCCAACCTCACATCGAGGATTGACTCAGTACAAAGTGGAGGCGGCAAGTTATCAAATGCCGACCATTATCCAGATTGGGTTGGGATATACTATGATGCTCACTGATAAGAACGGTGTGCTGCTTTCCGCGGCCTTTGAAAATGACAACTACGGGATTGACAAATATCGGGTGGGTGCAGAGATTTCGTTCTTGAAATCGCTCTTCCTTCGCGGCGGATACCTCTATAGCACGAATATGTTTGGAACGAAATCCATCTTCCAAAATGCTACACTTGGCATAGGAATTGATTTACAGGAGTATGCAGGTATTCCGATTGGAATTGATTATGCATACGTACCTGTCCAATACTTTGATGCCAACCATCTGATTGATGTTCATATAGAATTCTAA
- a CDS encoding T9SS type A sorting domain-containing protein gives MKSHRKMIMMLIGAVAFGFLAAPAKEKTHQQNQGLAKTSTLVSSAMMNANNVTSWVNGDGSFPQTIQQAWNGEYPKQSGVGIIYMEGIVFGGFVRDGLSSDPLRVTGNTYFNGTSPGRILSDASGRTTGAESVTPASVRPYGVRGDMPPGLTPDKWPNLVSDAATFFMVGTPTAAQIQAVAESYFRDWIEWPASSGAPWYVDTVKITRYDAVYDYNNPHHKPGIPGATKTIWYVCNDLDPSATARLGGSPPIGIEQQMTVWAYASSTPLNDIIFKHVKLIYKGLPATPATARIDSFYVVQWSDPDNGDAGDDFVGSDSLLNLGYVYNSTPNDNKYQARGLAVPAGGYAFLQGIAGYTGNPSDSAIVSFQWRKGYRYYLSRPMTAFSFFASNSPISDPDDGTFSGTNQWFNLMRGMIPRPEYPAGTPFYSSSAYCTRNNIVTPFCMPGDPTKGLGWIDGIDLQSGDRRMLSVHGPITIQYRDTAEVVVAFVAGMGSNNISSVQVMKYNTTFSQYAMNQLFDLPTPPLAPQVSITESDNQITLNWGEDEQKYTELENYRSKTFVFEGYNVYQLPSPSSALSEGVRLVTYDLADPMTVIYNNEVDPNSGYVVSVPKMFGSNNGIKRYLTITQDALRRRPLVNGQEYYFVVTAYGYDASFTSPFSYLESRVLVNTVIPHRQNPGTVVQSTHGQILPVNHSTGVSTLGISPTVVSPDLLTGHQYEVTFFATDSSLADGLDETTANPISVNQPNVKWKLRDVTKDSVLYIERGFTTANNSIIKDGLQWKLNGIPWYLYGNTLEINSVTYTPTANLNIGGLSAGFQAFGHGLDLGLNFSGSSLLPSQCLKNIKIVFSNDPAQQQKCYIYLRGGSPNYGYVAYGTFPGKVYDITDPNALPRQVNVCAAEQNGRAAHDNIWGPTTAAGSDREYLGILSSDYDGTLPDVSGTHHIDYTATTMNSGNLDMIYEMWPQRLSDANPLFVNGDVMTIWANIPPVLTPSANADKYIINTQDFMNLTNQTASAKQEVDDIKVFPNPYYGVNKRETNRLNKWVQFTHLPPNATIRIFNMAGVLVKTISPTSIRGQFVRWDLRNDKALPVASGMYIAHIEMPDLGKNKILKLAIVQEEQVLPTY, from the coding sequence ATGAAGTCTCATAGAAAAATGATCATGATGTTAATCGGGGCAGTTGCGTTCGGATTCCTTGCCGCTCCTGCGAAAGAAAAGACTCATCAGCAAAACCAGGGTCTTGCGAAAACAAGTACGCTCGTATCCAGTGCTATGATGAATGCGAATAACGTGACCAGCTGGGTCAACGGGGACGGATCGTTCCCGCAAACTATTCAGCAAGCATGGAATGGCGAATATCCGAAACAGTCAGGAGTGGGTATTATTTACATGGAAGGAATTGTGTTCGGCGGTTTTGTCCGCGATGGTTTATCCTCGGATCCGCTTCGCGTAACGGGGAACACCTATTTCAATGGAACATCACCGGGAAGAATTCTTTCCGATGCATCCGGGAGAACTACAGGTGCAGAATCTGTAACTCCGGCTTCCGTCAGACCCTATGGTGTAAGAGGTGATATGCCGCCGGGGTTGACACCGGATAAATGGCCGAATCTTGTTTCTGATGCAGCGACGTTTTTTATGGTTGGAACGCCAACTGCCGCACAAATCCAGGCGGTTGCTGAAAGTTATTTTCGCGATTGGATAGAATGGCCTGCCTCATCAGGAGCGCCATGGTACGTGGATACCGTAAAAATTACACGGTATGACGCGGTATATGATTATAACAATCCGCATCATAAACCCGGGATTCCCGGTGCAACAAAAACGATTTGGTATGTCTGCAATGATCTCGATCCATCTGCTACGGCACGATTGGGCGGTTCACCGCCGATAGGTATAGAACAACAAATGACGGTGTGGGCATACGCTTCATCTACACCGTTGAATGACATTATCTTTAAACATGTGAAACTGATTTATAAAGGTCTTCCTGCGACACCAGCAACCGCACGAATCGACAGTTTTTATGTCGTTCAATGGTCTGATCCTGATAACGGAGATGCGGGTGATGACTTCGTAGGCAGTGACTCTTTGCTCAATTTAGGATATGTCTATAATTCAACGCCCAATGATAATAAGTATCAGGCAAGAGGACTGGCTGTTCCAGCAGGTGGATATGCCTTTTTACAGGGCATAGCAGGATATACCGGCAACCCTTCTGACAGCGCGATCGTAAGTTTCCAATGGAGAAAGGGATATAGATATTACCTGTCACGACCGATGACAGCGTTTAGTTTCTTTGCTTCAAATTCTCCGATCAGCGATCCTGATGACGGGACATTCTCCGGAACAAACCAATGGTTCAATCTTATGCGGGGAATGATTCCTCGTCCGGAATATCCGGCAGGAACACCCTTTTATTCATCGTCCGCATACTGTACAAGAAATAACATTGTAACCCCATTTTGTATGCCGGGTGATCCAACGAAAGGATTGGGATGGATTGATGGAATTGATTTACAGTCCGGCGATCGTAGAATGTTGAGTGTCCATGGTCCAATTACTATTCAATATCGTGACACGGCTGAAGTAGTAGTTGCTTTTGTTGCGGGAATGGGATCAAACAATATTTCGAGCGTTCAAGTGATGAAATACAACACAACATTCTCTCAATATGCGATGAACCAATTGTTTGACTTGCCGACACCGCCTTTAGCTCCACAAGTCAGCATCACCGAATCAGATAATCAAATTACTCTGAATTGGGGAGAAGATGAGCAAAAATACACTGAGCTGGAAAATTATCGGAGCAAAACATTTGTGTTTGAGGGGTACAATGTCTATCAACTTCCATCTCCCAGTTCAGCGCTCAGCGAAGGTGTACGATTAGTGACGTATGATCTCGCTGATCCTATGACCGTTATCTATAATAATGAAGTTGATCCGAACAGCGGGTATGTTGTCAGTGTTCCGAAAATGTTTGGATCCAACAACGGCATCAAGCGTTATCTCACTATTACACAGGATGCTCTGAGACGACGGCCGTTAGTCAACGGACAGGAATACTATTTTGTCGTCACCGCATACGGCTACGATGCAAGCTTTACTTCCCCATTTTCATATCTGGAAAGCAGAGTCTTGGTCAATACGGTGATTCCGCATAGACAGAACCCTGGTACAGTAGTTCAATCTACTCATGGTCAAATTCTTCCTGTGAACCATTCGACGGGTGTTTCAACTCTTGGAATATCACCCACGGTTGTGAGTCCGGATCTTCTCACAGGGCATCAATATGAAGTGACATTTTTTGCTACGGATTCTTCTTTAGCAGATGGTTTGGATGAAACCACAGCAAATCCTATTTCCGTTAATCAACCAAATGTAAAATGGAAATTGCGTGATGTGACCAAAGACTCCGTCCTGTATATTGAGCGAGGATTTACAACTGCGAATAATTCAATAATAAAAGATGGACTGCAATGGAAGCTCAATGGAATTCCATGGTATCTGTACGGTAACACTCTGGAAATCAATAGTGTCACGTATACACCAACCGCAAATTTAAATATTGGCGGCTTGAGCGCAGGATTTCAGGCCTTTGGACATGGATTAGATCTGGGATTGAATTTTTCAGGAAGCTCTCTGCTTCCAAGTCAGTGTCTCAAGAACATTAAAATTGTTTTTAGTAATGATCCAGCTCAGCAGCAGAAATGTTATATCTACCTAAGGGGTGGTTCGCCCAATTATGGATATGTTGCTTATGGCACATTTCCGGGAAAAGTGTACGATATCACGGATCCGAATGCTCTCCCAAGACAAGTAAATGTATGTGCTGCAGAACAAAACGGAAGAGCAGCTCACGATAATATTTGGGGCCCAACAACGGCAGCAGGTTCTGATCGGGAATATCTGGGAATTTTAAGCTCCGATTATGATGGCACTCTGCCGGATGTAAGTGGTACGCATCATATTGATTATACAGCGACGACGATGAATTCCGGAAACCTTGATATGATATATGAAATGTGGCCACAAAGGCTTAGTGATGCAAACCCACTTTTTGTCAACGGTGATGTAATGACGATCTGGGCAAACATCCCGCCTGTGTTAACACCATCGGCCAATGCGGATAAATATATTATTAATACCCAGGATTTCATGAATCTTACAAATCAAACAGCGTCAGCAAAACAAGAGGTGGATGATATCAAGGTATTTCCGAATCCTTATTATGGTGTCAATAAGAGAGAAACCAATCGGTTGAACAAATGGGTACAATTTACACATCTTCCCCCAAATGCAACAATTCGGATATTTAATATGGCAGGAGTGTTGGTGAAAACGATATCACCGACATCCATCCGGGGTCAATTTGTCAGATGGGATCTTCGGAATGACAAAGCATTGCCAGTAGCAAGTGGTATGTATATCGCCCATATCGAAATGCCGGATCTTGGGAAAAATAAAATCCTGAAGCTGGCGATTGTTCAGGAAGAACAAGTTTTACCAACATACTGA